In Brassica rapa cultivar Chiifu-401-42 chromosome A06, CAAS_Brap_v3.01, whole genome shotgun sequence, a single window of DNA contains:
- the LOC103875082 gene encoding uncharacterized protein LOC103875082 gives MSQSLLHVCKICGKWFATAKGVYGHQRVHSELKRKPRVRVCSVSTSIESKALDPLLSLKESSSYSFMSEVEKQEMDEAAMSLVMLSEGVCVDQPKQEFFSEVSATCSDVVVAQALPSPLRSKSLGKRECNFSYRIKICGKSFERSLGGHSLPVLADSGAKKVVPEPSCFEVSQEELVERGDADVEEHSVEAKQGFSKVSSHSGFEKSSSYSDVVAQEALLIPLGSRLQEAPESNSSYRCKVCGKSFGCFQSLGGHQNLHIGGKRKRSEAEKIVPQPSSFEVSQEEHSVELKEGFEKLSTCSDVLAQPSSCRKDYRVTPAMRML, from the coding sequence ATGTCTCAGAGCCTTCTTCACGTTTGCAAAATCTGCGGAAAATGGTTCGCAACTGCGAAAGGAGTGTACGGTCACCAGAGGGTTCACTCTGAGTTGAAACGGAAGCCTAGGGTTAGGGTTTGCTCTGTTTCGACCTCCATCGAATCTAAAGCCCTTGATCCTTTGTTGTCGCTCAAAgaatcttcttcttattcttttatGAGTGAGGTTGAGAAACAAGAGATGGATGAAGCTGCGATGAGCTTGGTTATGCTTTCTGAAGGAGTTTGTGTTGATCAGCCGAAACAAGAGTTCTTCAGTGAAGTGTCTGCTACTTGCAGTGATGTTGTTGTTGCTCAGGCGTTGCCTTCTCCTCTGAGGAGTAAGTCGCTGGGGAAACGAGAGTGTAACTTCAGCTATAGAATCAAAATTTGCGGCAAGAGTTTTGAGCGTTCTCTAGGTGGTCATTCACTGCCTGTGTTGGCTGACTCAGGAGCTAAGAAGGTTGTTCCAGAACCATCATGCTTTGAGGTCTCTCAGGAGGAGTTGGTTGAACGTGGAGATGCTGATGTGGAAGAACATTCTGTTGAGGCGAAGCAAGGTTTCAGTAAAGTGTCTTCTCACTCAGGTTTCGAAAAGTCTAGTAGTTACAGTGATGTTGTTGCTCAAGAAGCGTTGCTTATTCCATTGGGAAGTAGGTTGCAGGAAGCACCAGAGAGTAACTCTAGCTATAGATGCAAAGTATGCGGCAAGAGTTTTGGGTGTTTTCAATCTCTAGGAGGCCACCAAAATCTTCACATAGGGGGTAAAAGGAAGAGATCAGAAGCTGAGAAGATTGTTCCACAACCATCAAGCTTCGAGGTCTCTCAGGAGGAACATTCTGTGGAGTTGAAAGAAGGTTTCGAAAAGTTGAGTACTTGCAGTGATGTTCTTGCTCAACCATCATCTTGCAGAAAGGATTACAGAGTAACTCCAGCTATGAGAATGTTGTAG